In Desulfosediminicola ganghwensis, a single window of DNA contains:
- a CDS encoding biotin/lipoyl-containing protein, with protein MKQYKLAINGNPYTVKILELAKDVVTAEVNGIRHTVAIDEIENLALFGTGQQPPQSQPVPAAPSRKAGEQKSTAAHTAPSLFGSDNVIAPIPGQIIAINVARGQEICKGEPVLVLEAMKMENIITAKRDGVIAEICVSAGEAVTQDQVLITMA; from the coding sequence GTGAAACAGTATAAACTCGCCATTAATGGCAATCCGTATACCGTAAAGATTCTCGAACTTGCCAAAGATGTTGTTACCGCAGAGGTCAATGGCATCCGGCACACCGTCGCTATAGATGAGATAGAAAACCTGGCACTGTTTGGTACCGGACAACAGCCACCGCAATCTCAACCTGTGCCGGCAGCACCAAGCCGCAAAGCCGGGGAACAGAAATCCACAGCAGCGCACACCGCACCATCACTGTTTGGCTCAGACAATGTGATTGCCCCCATTCCCGGCCAGATTATCGCCATCAACGTGGCCAGGGGACAAGAGATCTGCAAAGGCGAGCCGGTTCTCGTTCTGGAGGCCATGAAGATGGAAAATATCATCACTGCCAAGCGTGACGGCGTCATCGCGGAAATTTGTGTTAGCGCAGGTGAAGCAGTGACCCAGGACCAGGTGCTGATAACCATGGCATAA
- a CDS encoding glutaredoxin family protein — MATPPVRLFALSTCIHCKALKKLLTRNNITFEWTDVDLLPKEERDHFFAQIAEHNPKKSFPIVMIGNKAIIGDQRKLILKELGLVDEQ; from the coding sequence ATGGCAACACCACCAGTCAGGCTCTTTGCACTCAGCACCTGTATCCACTGCAAGGCTCTCAAGAAACTGTTAACCAGAAACAACATTACCTTTGAGTGGACTGATGTCGACCTGCTCCCCAAAGAGGAGCGCGATCATTTTTTTGCCCAGATTGCCGAGCACAATCCGAAAAAAAGTTTCCCCATCGTCATGATAGGCAACAAAGCAATTATCGGAGATCAAAGAAAGCTTATACTCAAGGAGCTTGGACTCGTCGATGAACAGTGA
- a CDS encoding ferredoxin-thioredoxin reductase catalytic domain-containing protein, with translation MNSETLYRILKKTNEPKGYFFNRDRKITMELLEGLLTNKARYGYMCCPCRMAQEDVEKDRDIICPCDYREDDVQEFGSCYCGLYVSRNWNDGVIEHTTVPERRPAEKC, from the coding sequence ATGAACAGTGAAACGCTTTACCGAATACTCAAAAAAACGAATGAGCCCAAAGGGTACTTTTTCAACCGGGACCGTAAGATAACCATGGAACTGCTCGAAGGGCTGCTCACTAATAAAGCACGATATGGCTACATGTGCTGCCCATGCCGTATGGCCCAAGAGGATGTTGAAAAGGACCGTGATATTATCTGCCCCTGTGATTACCGGGAAGACGATGTACAAGAATTCGGCAGTTGTTATTGTGGACTCTATGTTTCCCGCAACTGGAATGATGGTGTAATTGAACACACAACAGTTCCCGAGCGGCGTCCTGCGGAGAAATGCTGA
- a CDS encoding DMT family transporter, translating to MPHSRSFSIPTLALLLAMVLWASSFIALKIAFREYDPMIVIFGRMLIASLCFLCIGKRLAKSLDYQKGDYKPILFMAFCEPCLYFIFEAKAIENTTASQAGLITAMLPVLVMASASVLLKELVSKKAWTGALLAVAGVCWLTAESSPSADAPNPVLGNFYEFLAMVCAAGYTISLKKLTSRYSPFFLTAMQAMVGCVFYLPLIFLPSTELPERFVFLPAMAIVYLGAIITLGAYGLYNFSLKHVPASRAAVFVNLIPVFSVLLGWMVLGETLSPRQLVAAVLVMVGVFLSQHESRE from the coding sequence ATGCCCCATAGCCGTTCATTTTCCATCCCTACTCTGGCCCTGCTGCTCGCCATGGTTCTCTGGGCAAGCTCATTTATCGCCCTGAAAATAGCCTTCCGGGAATATGACCCGATGATCGTTATTTTCGGCCGTATGCTGATTGCCAGTCTCTGCTTTTTATGTATCGGCAAAAGACTGGCCAAGTCCCTCGATTACCAGAAAGGTGATTACAAACCGATACTCTTCATGGCCTTCTGTGAACCATGCCTCTACTTCATATTTGAAGCCAAGGCCATTGAAAATACAACTGCCTCCCAGGCTGGCCTGATCACAGCCATGCTGCCGGTACTGGTTATGGCCTCGGCTTCCGTACTGCTCAAGGAGTTGGTCAGTAAAAAAGCATGGACCGGGGCCTTGCTGGCTGTGGCGGGGGTCTGCTGGCTAACCGCTGAATCGTCGCCCAGCGCCGATGCCCCTAATCCCGTACTCGGCAACTTCTATGAGTTTCTGGCAATGGTCTGTGCCGCCGGCTACACCATCTCTTTAAAAAAACTGACCAGCCGGTACTCTCCCTTTTTCCTTACTGCCATGCAGGCAATGGTCGGCTGCGTCTTTTACCTGCCACTCATCTTTTTACCGAGTACGGAGTTGCCAGAACGGTTTGTCTTCCTGCCCGCCATGGCAATCGTCTACCTGGGCGCAATTATCACCCTTGGTGCTTACGGGCTCTACAATTTCTCACTGAAACATGTACCGGCCAGCAGAGCTGCAGTCTTCGTCAATCTGATCCCGGTTTTTTCAGTACTCCTTGGCTGGATGGTACTAGGTGAAACCCTTTCGCCAAGACAACTTGTCGCCGCAGTGCTGGTGATGGTCGGGGTTTTTCTCAGTCAGCATGAGAGCAGGGAATAG